The window GGTTTGTCCTACGATAGACACATAATCGTATTTATCATTTAATTGCAACGTACACATTAATTTTATATTTTGCGTTATCTTGAACTTAACTGAATTAGCATTACTCGCTGTCAGTACCATAAATATGCCATAATTACCACCTTCACGTGATAAGGTGGCGATTGTGGGCTCATAGTCCACATACAGTTCATTGAATGCTTCATAATTATCCAGTAAAACAATCATGGCGGGTAGCTTTTTATGGGTTATCTCCATATAAGCTTTTAATGTACCTACACCATACTCGGAGAATTTTCTTTTTCTTGTTGCTAATTCTTTCACTAACATTTTAAAGAGTTTTTCTAACTTGTCCTCTTCTTCAGAAAATACAATGCCTCCTGTATGGGGTAAGTCCTTATAGTATCCCATGGTTCTTCCACCAAAATCTAAGAAGTAGAGACTCACCAATTCTGGCGAATAAGAAGTAACAAGGGAGTACACCAGCGTCTGTATAAACGTGGTTTTACCTGTACCCGGTGCACCAACTAGAAGAAGATGTCCTTCATCGCCCATATCCATGGTTAATGGTAATTGCTTCTGGTTTTCTGGATCATCAATTAAGCCAATAAGGGGGCATAACCAATGGTCTACTTCCTGCCAACATGCACCATCAAAGCCTACCTGTCTGTTATCAATATCTTGAATGAATACTTCTTCAGCTAGAGGGTCTAGCCATAATTTTAATGGTTCAATGGCTTCTTTCTGAGCTAACCTATCAATGTAATCCACCACGGCTTCAAGCTGTGTTGTGGAGCTTTTGACACCCTTTGCTTGACAAGAAACGGTCTGTACAGAACGGCCGCAGCCATCAATAAGGGATATCTGATTATCCGCTTCGTTCTCAATCACATCTGTTGGAACATAGGAGCCCCCGCTCCAACCAGACTGTACCAACTCAAATATTTCATTGTTGCCCACTTGCACATAGCAACGACCAGGTTCTTTAATATTAGCAGCTTCTGGCCGCTTTAACATTTCGTTACTATCTGATTTATCCAATATCTTGAGACATATTCTAAAACGGGTGTTACTCCATATCTGATCATCCACCACACCAGATGGTTTCTGAGTGGCCAAGATAAGATGAACACCTAGGCTTCGACCAATCCTTGCAGCACTGACAAGTTCCTGCATGAATTCTGGCTGCTGGGATTTCAGTTCAGCAAATTCATCAGATATCATAACCAGATGAGGTAAAGGTTCACTGGCTTTACCCTCTTTGTACAATTGTTGATATTTATCAATGTGGTTAACGCCATGCTCAGCAAAGACACGTTGTCTTCGTTTTAATTCACTGCGAAGGGATACGAGGGATCGTCGAATCTGATTCCCCCCTAAGTTGGTGATGCTTCCAGATATATGGGGAAGTCCAATAAAGCAGTTAGCCATACCCCCACCTTTATAATCAATAAGAATAAAGGATACATCATGGGGATGATAATTAACCGCCATGGATAAGATATAGGATTGAATAAATTCACTCTTACCTGACCCTGTCATACCTGCAATCAAGCCATGGGGGCCATGATATTTCTCATGAATATTCAGCAAGAAAGGTGTGCCTCCTGCCTTAACCCCTAATGGTGCTTCCAGTGTTCGATAAGATAAATTTGTCGCCCATCTTTCTTTTATGGCTAAGTGTTCTATCCTCCCCACCTTATACATTTCTAAAAAGGTGAGCATGGAAGTTATGGATGCATTGGATGCGATTTCTTTTATTTTGATACCTGCCAAATATCTGGCATAGCCATCAAGATTTTTATCCATGACTGTGTCTGGATGAAACGTCATGAGACCATCTTCGGGTCTATCTCTGTTATAGAGATTACTTTCTGCCTCAAAACATTGAATAAAGGCTTTACATTCCTTAGGTAATCGGTTAATTTTGTCATAAATGTAAATGGTGGATACACCTAATCTGGCATTGGCATTGGTTAAATGACGCATCACCAGCTCATCTTCAACAAGATCCGCATCTGCTATAAAAACGATAAAATGGGGTAGATGTAATATGGGACCATTAAACCCATCTTCTACGGTTTCATCACGGTTTGTAAGCACTTCTTTTAAGTATAAAAAGACATCCCTTACTTCATCTCTTGAGGAGGCTACAAAACGCATGCCTTTTTCCGGTGCCCACACGTGGGGTAGTTGTTTTACCCATGACCAACGATGGGCCTCTTTTTCGTTATAGACGCATACAATCTTAACTTCATCATAGCTATGTAATGCACTGATATGGACAATGGTTGACATGGCTGTATCCACTGTTATTTTTCGGTCACCTATCATGCCTAACATGTTGTTTTCCATAAGAGAAAAGTAAATAGGCATCCCCGAAACCCCATCAAAATTAGTGTTTA is drawn from Vallitalea pronyensis and contains these coding sequences:
- the essC gene encoding type VII secretion protein EssC; translation: MKKLVLYVYYQDTVQEYRLSNPGQVMKISLSTKLPVIALDGEWFLSPPKSMTVTKKQLVIGEKVAVSMDSSEEAIIYVDALSHGFVLNKYSLNHTKQITFGNSENNTIVYDEYDMKPNHAMINMENGRATISAKKKKMLYVNGIKTTSSILSFGDTIHIKACKMLYLGDALATYPSTHLKACHLTPYIPQQVEEDTEEEQEETEVNDDRFFQRSPRIIKKLEEGQLDMDSPPPPPEQKEQPLLLTLGPALTMGMAMMMSMMFTIYSSRNNPFMMIPGIAMTGAMLTGTILWPILSRAHRKKTKRKNEKKRIKRYRRYMQIEYSKLEDKIAYNKKVLLGTYPEPTVLMSRASNRDRRLWERMPSNKDFLDIRLGTGTVSPAITIKKPKDSFTMIDDRLMTELKDINTNFDGVSGMPIYFSLMENNMLGMIGDRKITVDTAMSTIVHISALHSYDEVKIVCVYNEKEAHRWSWVKQLPHVWAPEKGMRFVASSRDEVRDVFLYLKEVLTNRDETVEDGFNGPILHLPHFIVFIADADLVEDELVMRHLTNANARLGVSTIYIYDKINRLPKECKAFIQCFEAESNLYNRDRPEDGLMTFHPDTVMDKNLDGYARYLAGIKIKEIASNASITSMLTFLEMYKVGRIEHLAIKERWATNLSYRTLEAPLGVKAGGTPFLLNIHEKYHGPHGLIAGMTGSGKSEFIQSYILSMAVNYHPHDVSFILIDYKGGGMANCFIGLPHISGSITNLGGNQIRRSLVSLRSELKRRQRVFAEHGVNHIDKYQQLYKEGKASEPLPHLVMISDEFAELKSQQPEFMQELVSAARIGRSLGVHLILATQKPSGVVDDQIWSNTRFRICLKILDKSDSNEMLKRPEAANIKEPGRCYVQVGNNEIFELVQSGWSGGSYVPTDVIENEADNQISLIDGCGRSVQTVSCQAKGVKSSTTQLEAVVDYIDRLAQKEAIEPLKLWLDPLAEEVFIQDIDNRQVGFDGACWQEVDHWLCPLIGLIDDPENQKQLPLTMDMGDEGHLLLVGAPGTGKTTFIQTLVYSLVTSYSPELVSLYFLDFGGRTMGYYKDLPHTGGIVFSEEEDKLEKLFKMLVKELATRKRKFSEYGVGTLKAYMEITHKKLPAMIVLLDNYEAFNELYVDYEPTIATLSREGGNYGIFMVLTASNANSVKFKITQNIKLMCTLQLNDKYDYVSIVGQTNGLEPEQVKGRGLCKVETALEFQTALACKAANEGERVQYLRDVFKEMGNAWTGQTAKAIPFVPEEISIQTVTEHEESNVYMEQGLVPIGYDVTEAEIVAIDFSGLSVYPVLGNEQTGKTNFIKELLCLITSEFDWKVYVIEPSGGLLQRDASRYQADGYMDNADDLDRFMDGLIEEMKIRHNDLKGFRGQEEQDVTEHMYMKKYQKIMVLVDNYHEFFNMISDKALNIVENIIKNGQNLQVCFVMTANPNHLAPHVGTPLYSQVFKGMHGILLGGKMDSQAIFDVQMDYKKRAAVLQPGWGYLIHRSDYMTIRTPLL